TACACAAATGTCAGGACTGCTCAGGACTGTATACGCGACGTTCGACCGTTTCCGAGTTATTCGAAATGGCATAGATTATTTGCGGGAATATTTAAATCGAACAAATCAAATTGGAAATGTAATCGAAATGAGACTCGCGATGATCACGGGGACATTCCTCTCCTTTGTAACCGTATTTGCATTTTAATAGATGCATCGGTCTGTGCTCGCCGCATTCGACTTTGATCATACGATCACCGACGGCAATACCGATGTCGTCGCTCGTGAGCTGTTGCCCAAGGAAAAGTTAACGGACAATGTGAAGGAATTGTGTCGTTCTAGCGGTTGGATTGCGTACATGGGGAAGATATTCGAGTTGCTTCACGGCTGTTCCATCGACGTCAGGCAAATCAAAAGTGCCATTGCCAATATGCCGCCGGTGCTGGGCATCATGAAACTTTTAAAAGAACTACACGCCAATGGTTGCGAGATTATTATCATTAGCGACTCGAACACGATTTTTATTAACGAGTGGTTGAAGAGTAAGAAGTTAGATCACGTGATTACCGAAGTGTTCACAAATCCCG
The sequence above is a segment of the Calliopsis andreniformis isolate RMS-2024a chromosome 3, iyCalAndr_principal, whole genome shotgun sequence genome. Coding sequences within it:
- the LOC143188697 gene encoding pyridoxal phosphate phosphatase PHOSPHO2 is translated as MHRSVLAAFDFDHTITDGNTDVVARELLPKEKLTDNVKELCRSSGWIAYMGKIFELLHGCSIDVRQIKSAIANMPPVLGIMKLLKELHANGCEIIIISDSNTIFINEWLKSKKLDHVITEVFTNPATINGKGMIELDMYHIQDSCKLSTINLCKGQILENYIQKRKDAGVRFDRVVYVGDGRNDLCPILRLSQRDLAFPRKDYVLIKILNGGENNGEVPKVKARVFPWADGIEILRKLQEEIGLPQCSP